In Streptomyces hawaiiensis, one genomic interval encodes:
- a CDS encoding sensor histidine kinase yields MRTPGRWWRHKSTPEKVETYTRWSFHFFAVMEFFSVGLTSVPPLGARLGSAVMLVVAVHATLCFVTVSRAIDWTRGRRPQPTALMWTLAAVTATIAAAAIGLAELGPDGESVDTAAGGVFGVILVFGPGIIALGVRDRRRAFGIAGGFAAGTWIVAFALGASALTALFTALIVLVGGMFITFTAVFSVWLMNAVFELDEARETRARLAVAEERLRFGRDLHDVMGRNLAVIALKSELAVQLAQRGRPEAVTQMVEVQRLAQESQREVREVVRGYREADLGSELAGAQGVLSAAGIDCTVGGVPAAGLPAAVQSALGWVVREAATNVLRHGDTRRCAVRLRVLEGRVVLSVENDGVSEAGTESGAGPTGSGLAGLRERLAEIDGTLEAGPAGQGLFRLTAEIPLPSRSAPSDAVPAAVGMRSVSEVTS; encoded by the coding sequence ATGCGCACGCCGGGCAGGTGGTGGCGGCACAAGAGCACGCCGGAGAAGGTCGAGACGTACACGCGGTGGTCGTTCCACTTCTTCGCGGTGATGGAGTTCTTCTCCGTCGGGCTCACGTCCGTGCCTCCGCTCGGGGCGCGGCTGGGCAGTGCCGTCATGCTGGTGGTGGCCGTGCACGCCACCCTCTGCTTCGTGACCGTGTCACGGGCGATCGACTGGACACGGGGCCGCAGGCCCCAGCCCACCGCGCTGATGTGGACACTGGCCGCCGTCACCGCCACGATCGCCGCGGCGGCGATCGGCCTCGCCGAGCTCGGACCCGACGGCGAGAGCGTCGACACCGCCGCCGGTGGCGTCTTCGGAGTGATCCTGGTCTTCGGTCCCGGCATCATCGCGCTCGGCGTCCGCGACCGGCGGCGCGCGTTCGGCATCGCGGGCGGCTTCGCTGCCGGCACCTGGATCGTGGCGTTCGCGCTCGGAGCCTCCGCGCTCACGGCGCTCTTCACCGCGCTGATCGTGCTGGTCGGCGGCATGTTCATCACCTTCACGGCCGTCTTCTCGGTGTGGCTGATGAACGCCGTCTTCGAACTCGACGAAGCCCGCGAGACCCGCGCCCGGCTCGCCGTGGCCGAGGAACGGCTGAGGTTCGGGCGTGATCTGCACGACGTGATGGGGCGCAACCTCGCCGTGATCGCCCTCAAGAGCGAGCTGGCCGTGCAGCTGGCCCAGCGGGGGCGGCCGGAGGCCGTGACACAGATGGTCGAGGTGCAGCGGCTCGCGCAGGAGTCGCAGCGGGAGGTGCGGGAGGTCGTGCGCGGCTACCGGGAGGCCGACCTCGGGTCGGAACTCGCCGGTGCGCAAGGGGTGCTGTCGGCGGCCGGCATCGACTGCACCGTCGGCGGGGTGCCGGCGGCGGGGCTGCCGGCCGCGGTGCAGTCCGCCCTGGGGTGGGTGGTGCGGGAGGCCGCGACGAACGTCCTGCGGCATGGGGACACGCGGCGGTGTGCCGTGCGACTGCGGGTGCTGGAGGGACGGGTGGTGTTGTCCGTGGAGAACGACGGGGTGAGCGAGGCGGGGACGGAGTCCGGGGCCGGGCCGACCGGCTCGGGGCTCGCCGGGCTGCGGGAACGGCTGGCGGAGATCGACGGGACGCTGGAGGCCGGTCCGGCCGGGCAAGGGCTGTTCCGGCTGACGGCGGAGATTCCGCTGCCGTCGCGTTCCGCCCCTTCCGACGCCGTCCCGGCCGCCGTTGGAATGCGTTCCGTGAGTGAGGTCACTTCATGA
- a CDS encoding response regulator transcription factor has product MTAVEPVRLLLADDEHLIRGALAALLSLEDDLVIVAEAATGPEAMAMARAHKPDVAVLDLQMPGADGVKVATSLRAELPGCKVLIVTSHGRPGHLKRALEAGVRGFVPKTVSAQRLAELIRTVHAGNRYVDPELAADAIAAGDSPLTAREAEVLELAADGAPVAEIAERAALSQGTVRNYLSSAVSKLGAENRHAAVRLARERGWV; this is encoded by the coding sequence ATGACGGCCGTGGAGCCGGTCCGGCTGCTGCTCGCCGATGACGAGCACCTCATCCGCGGGGCGCTCGCCGCGCTGCTGTCACTGGAGGACGACCTCGTCATCGTCGCCGAGGCGGCCACCGGGCCCGAGGCGATGGCGATGGCCCGGGCGCACAAGCCCGATGTCGCCGTGCTGGATCTCCAGATGCCCGGCGCCGACGGTGTGAAGGTCGCCACATCCCTACGGGCCGAACTGCCCGGATGCAAGGTGCTCATCGTCACCAGCCACGGGCGCCCTGGGCATCTGAAGCGAGCGCTGGAGGCCGGGGTGCGGGGGTTCGTGCCGAAGACGGTGAGCGCGCAGCGGCTCGCGGAGCTCATCCGTACGGTGCACGCCGGGAACCGTTACGTCGACCCGGAGTTGGCCGCCGACGCGATCGCCGCCGGGGACTCGCCGCTGACCGCGCGGGAGGCCGAGGTCCTGGAACTGGCCGCCGACGGAGCGCCCGTCGCGGAGATCGCCGAGCGGGCCGCGCTGTCGCAGGGGACCGTGCGCAACTATCTGTCGTCGGCCGTGTCGAAGCTCGGTGCGGAGAACCGGCATGCGGCGGTACGACTCGCGCGGGAGCGAGGTTGGGTATAG
- a CDS encoding phosphoribosylaminoimidazolesuccinocarboxamide synthase, with protein sequence MSGFVEKPEPIQVPGLVHLHTGKVRELYRNEAGDLVMVASDRMSAYDWVLPTEIPDKGRILTQLSLWWFDRLADLVPNHVLSTELPAGAPADWAGRTLVCKSLQMVPVECVARGYLTGSGLAEYNETRTVCGLALPEGLVDGSELPAPIFTPATKAAVGEHDENVSYEEVARQIGAETAAQLRQATLAVYSRGRDIARERGIILADTKFEFGFDGDGLVLADEVLTADSSRFWPADQWQPGRAQPSYDKQFVRDWLTSAESGWDRRSEQPPPALPQQVVDATRAKYVEAYERLTGTSWS encoded by the coding sequence GTGTCCGGATTCGTCGAAAAGCCCGAGCCGATCCAGGTTCCGGGCCTGGTGCATCTGCACACCGGCAAGGTGCGCGAGCTGTACCGGAACGAGGCGGGCGACCTCGTGATGGTCGCCAGCGACCGCATGTCCGCCTACGACTGGGTGCTGCCGACCGAGATCCCCGACAAGGGCCGGATCCTCACGCAGCTGTCCCTGTGGTGGTTCGACCGGCTCGCCGACCTGGTCCCGAACCACGTCCTGAGCACGGAACTGCCCGCGGGCGCCCCCGCCGACTGGGCGGGGCGCACGCTGGTCTGCAAGTCGCTCCAGATGGTCCCCGTGGAGTGCGTGGCCCGCGGCTACCTCACCGGCTCGGGCCTCGCCGAGTACAACGAGACCCGCACGGTCTGCGGCCTCGCCCTGCCGGAAGGTCTGGTCGACGGCAGCGAACTGCCCGCCCCGATCTTCACCCCGGCCACCAAGGCGGCCGTCGGCGAGCACGACGAGAACGTCTCCTACGAGGAGGTCGCCCGCCAGATCGGCGCGGAGACCGCCGCCCAACTGCGCCAGGCGACCCTCGCCGTCTACTCCCGGGGCCGGGACATCGCCCGGGAGCGGGGCATCATCCTCGCGGACACGAAGTTCGAGTTCGGCTTCGACGGCGACGGCCTGGTCCTCGCGGACGAGGTCCTCACCGCGGACTCCTCCCGCTTCTGGCCGGCCGACCAGTGGCAGCCGGGCCGCGCGCAGCCCTCGTACGACAAGCAGTTCGTCCGGGACTGGCTGACCTCGGCGGAGTCCGGCTGGGACCGCAGGAGCGAGCAGCCCCCGCCCGCCCTGCCCCAGCAGGTCGTCGACGCCACCCGCGCCAAGTATGTGGAGGCGTACGAGCGCCTGACCGGCACGAGCTGGTCGTAG